In Bacteroidota bacterium, the genomic window GGATTATAGCAAACTTAATTCCTATGATAAAATAGTTTCTAATAAGTTTAAGGATAATAAAGGGAAATTACCTTGGCCTTGTGATAGAGGTATTATTGTGAGTGCTTTTGGTCAACATGAACACCCAGTTTTAAAAGGAGTAATTATTAGAAATTATGGAATTGATTTAAGCGTTCCCAAAGGTTCTATTATAAGATCTATTTTTGGTGGGGAAATTTCTAAAGTTGTTGCTATTCCGGGCGCTAATTATACAGTGATCATTCGTCATGGAAGCTATTTAAGTGTATAC contains:
- a CDS encoding M23 family metallopeptidase, which gives rise to DYSKLNSYDKIVSNKFKDNKGKLPWPCDRGIIVSAFGQHEHPVLKGVIIRNYGIDLSVPKGSIIRSIFGGEISKVVAIPGANYTVIIRHGSYLSVYQNLVDVKVHAGDNVNIRQNLGYAYFDNENNSSVVHIEIWEEFNRLDPARWLSRH